Part of the Triticum urartu cultivar G1812 chromosome 2, Tu2.1, whole genome shotgun sequence genome, TGTATATATATAGTACTACGTGTTAATATTTTTTTTGTGTGAATTTAATCAAACATAGAGACGGAGGGGACTGTATTTTTCATAGCTCACAGCAAATACACCAACAGAGAAGCCAATTCTCATAAAAGAGATCTAAAGATCAGCCAAAGATAAAAAATATAAATATCAAGTTCTGAAAAGAATTAAAGCAGTTCAAATCGAATATAAATACTGTCACTATCCATCAAGTACAACAATGTAACAATGATTTGATATTTCTTACAAGTTGCAGGATACCATATAATGGTTCAACACCTAAACCTCCAGTTACCGAACATTCTGTTGAGAAACAACATGGAAACTGGTTCCCACAACCTTCTGAGAGTCGTCTCAATAGAATACAATCAACACCCACCAATTGACGATTCAAAATGATATGACCTCAGGTGCAAGCAAATTGGTATTGGGCGTATCGATATAGCATCTAATTCTTTGCATTCCCAAAGAATTTCGAGAGGCGAACAGGGCCTTCCTCCTCGCTGTCACTTCCCGCATGCTTGGATCGGGACCTGTGCTTCTTATCTTTCTTACTTCGCTTTGATCTTGATCGGGATCGGGATTTTCTTGAACCCCTGTCCTCATCATCACTACTTGATGATTCTGATGAGCTGGAACTTTCTGACGAACTTCTGTGCTGTAAGAATGCAGAAGTGAGCAAGTAGGACCATTTTTGTTTCCCAAATTCATCCCAACAGGAGAAGGTAAAAAAATGCTTATATCTAGAATCATTTATATAGCGGATACTTTTTGGTGTTTTCCATTCATCATAATGTGGCCAATTATTACATTTGTATTTGAGGGTAATACCTTCCTCCTCTTTTTAATCCGTTTCTTTGCGTCCTTTTCCTTCTTTTCTGTATCCATAATTCTTTGTCAGAAACTCAACACATGGAATAGATTTAAGAAAGAGTTCACCTACTGGGACCTAAATGTAACAAACATCGTTCAGCACATCATTAAGTTGATTTACCTTTCTTGGAAGATGATGATTTTGACTTTACAACGTCTCTTCCACGACCAAGCTTTTGGGCCCTTTCAGCATCCAGTTGAGCTCTATACTCTCTCATCATTTTATCTTTGTCAGCCTCCACCTCACCTCTCTTTAGCTCCTCGTCCTATAGGGGACAAGAGCATCATTAATTACTATGAAGGTACTGATAATAGATAACTATTATAGCCACACAGTGACCTTATAAGTACAAAAAGGCTGAGCCTGATCTATAGTGCTAACTAGTAAGCCAATAACCATGTGGAGTCAATGCAGAAAACAATAAAGCTTTGCCAAGTAAACCCCACCCCGACTAATGCGGACCTAGGTTGATCTGTTTGGAATCAGCATATACATACTCCGTCTAAGTTGCTATTTATCAAAGAGAACAAGTGAAAACCAAGTAAATGGCATCATTAGACTTCTGAAGCTAGGTAAACTATCGTGGATGGCTGCAATAAGGGGTGTGCCACTGACAAATGGTTGTACTACCTTTTACGGTAGCACGAGTCTAATGTCTGATGGCAAACCGATGCTAGAGAAACTCAAAGGTCAGCAAACCAGAGGAAGGACGACTAGACCCTGGGTGGCACAGGACCAAGCTTCCACTGCCAAAGTTCAGGCTGCTAATTTCCCTCCTATGCTACAACGTAGCTTAATTCGTTGCTATATGCACTATAAAGTCAATCGCCATTCCACACCAGGCCAAAACAAACTTGGGCATCACATACAAGGCAGTATGCCTGAAATTCAGCTTCCATCATACATTTAACATAAAATAGGAGCACAAATAGCACATCGCAGAGCTTAAGCAGCAGCATGGATAAAATCATGGCCAAAATTACAGAGCGAAGAAACTAAATCCACCAACAAAAGCCAGCAGAGAGCAAGCCGAGGCCGCGCATACCTTCTGCTTCTTCTTGAACTCCTCCCACGTGAGGGTGTGGGTCTTGTTGAGGCTGGCCAAGCGCGCCGCGTGCCACTCTGGAGAATGAAATGAACCGTCCGTCTGTGACGGCCCTCGTTAGTAAAAGTCCCCTCATcatcaaaaggaaaaaaaaagcaTCTACAAGCAGCAAGATTCGCCATGGACGTCCCGGCAGATCTAGATAGGGTTTGCGGGCGGAGCAATCAGATATGGATTGCTGCGAGCTTGGAACTAGGGGGGATTAAGGATCTGTGGTAAGGGGGGTGAGGAAGGGGACCGACCATGCC contains:
- the LOC125538943 gene encoding corepressor interacting with RBPJ 1 isoform X1, translating into MGKNQAYKAMQRARLGSSSGAPGEGEEDGMTDGSFHSPEWHAARLASLNKTHTLTWEEFKKKQKDEELKRGEVEADKDKMMREYRAQLDAERAQKLGRGRDVVKSKSSSSKKEKKEKDAKKRIKKRRKHRSSSESSSSSESSSSDDEDRGSRKSRSRSRSKRSKKDKKHRSRSKHAGSDSEEEGPVRLSKFFGNAKN
- the LOC125538943 gene encoding uncharacterized protein LOC125538943 isoform X2 gives rise to the protein MGKNQAYKAMQRARLGSSSGAPGEGEEDGMTDGSFHSPEWHAARLASLNKTHTLTWEEFKKKQKDEELKRGEVEADKDKMMREYRAQLDAERAQKLGRGRDVVKSKSSSSKKEKKEKDAKKRIKKRRKKFVRKFQLIRIIK